CTATTTTCACTCTTGTCCATGCAAAGACGCCATTGCCACCGCTCCAAGCTTCTGGAGGTTCAGCTTCACAACAGTATCCGCAAACATCTTTGTATCTTCCCCAGTATTCCCCTCCGGTATATCAACGGCGTAAGACTCCAAAACTATAGTGTAAATCTTCCCAGCTCCGTCGTTGAATTCGTTGACGGAGGTGACCGATCGGTAGTTTTGCAGCCGGTGCTCGCCGCCAACCACCCGGAAGCTGAGAACATGCTTGTCGTCGTCGAGTATTTCCAGACGCTCGATGCTGGTGGACGCCGGCAGGCCGGAGACGACGGTGACTTCTCGGATGCTTCCGACGCAGCCGTCTCCGGTCATGGTGCAGCTCTTGACGAAGTGCTTGTACTTCTGGGGGTTGTCGAAGCGCCGGACGAAGGGCCAGACTGCGGCCGCCGGAGCCTCGATGCGCTGGGTTATGAGAGAGGTGCAGGTGTTGGGCTCCGGCGAGAAGGTGTGGTAGGTGGAGATGGTGAGCTCAAGCTCTGCAAATTCTTCCTGGGTCAAGCCTTGAGGTTGGGGGGCTTGGTTTCTGGCCATTATTGTCAaacatggaagaagaagaataggaggGAGAGTTGGCTGTTTTGCTGTGTTGAATGAAGGGCCGGGAAGGTGGAAGAAAGCtatatttatgtgtttggttgTTTGATTgctaatttgatatatatatatatatatatatagaaatatatgtGCCATGGCCTTTCTACATTATTATTGCCAATTGGCGTGCATGCTATTTTCTATGCATAGAAATTGGAAAATAATAAATCTTCGGATAAGGAGATTTAATTAATACtcatttctataattaagattttttaaatttttaaagagcATACGTCTctcaaaaatattgaaacaattttgtctttatttttctaacCATCTCAGTAAAGACAGaaataacttatatttatatttgtttggatgaataataaaatttatatttatatttaattaaataattaagtttataatatttaaattaaaaattatatttacaaaaaaaaaattatattttttaatttatgtatttttctcatatttttattttttacttttttttaaacaaatattatttctctctatttcttatCATATCCACATTtcgtttatatttttatttctgatAATTCATTTTGGGATTTGTTTGTTGATCGTCGTTGTTGGCTGATGCCTAACGTGTAGAACTGAAAGGGCGCAGGTGCATGTAGATTAGCTGGCACTCAACTGTCTTGGTTGTGTAAGGCGCGCTGACCGTACAAAATGACAAAAGGCGTTATCCCACCCAAACGGGCCGAACGCTACTCCTTTTAAGTCCTTCCTTGCCATCCTGTGACTTACGCAACGCAACACCCGCGCCCGCGGTGTGGTGTGGTGTGGGCTGAACCAACAGtactattttattataattattattattatatatacctCGCaattaaaattcacaaaaaaagaGTTCGCTGAGCAGATGGGGGCAGGCAGCAGGGTGGGTTTGTGAGTACCGGAGGTGGTTGGTTGGGTGAGAAGTGAGAACACAAGCCGTAGCCCGTAGATTCGTGGGGAATGGGCATCATGTGACCGCCACAACTAACTCTCGCCACGATATCATGGTCACGAACATCATCCTCACCTTTTAATCACCATCGTCCAATTTCCTGAACGAAGAGAGGGCCCCACGTAATGCCACCCACGGAAAGCAAATTCGTTGATTTtggttaattttatttaatcctttACTGAATTCCATTCCGTTTGATTTGGTATGTGAGGAAATAGATTTTTTATTATCAGTAACATAACAAATTTCGAtccaattataaattatattaaatatatgggGACCAACATTAAAAGTCAtcaattttacattaaaattttaaatttaaatcaattttaaaaaagttcCTAATCTCATCAAATCACcactaaattttaaagtttttggTAAATTGCTCTTGTCATgattgtttaataattttttaaacttcactatagattttataatttttttgggttaaaattcactaaattttttgaaattttataattttggatatttttatcccttgtaattttctttttgatgaAAATCTCATCcgatattattttttgataaaaaaaattatatttagatactgaaaaataaaaaaactacaatatcttaattaattttaaataattacacataATTTTGTTGTTACaaatcaactaaaaataaaataccaaacTTAACCTTAAGTGCCAATTGATAATTTGAGTGAAAAGGatagagaaaaattgaaaaaatgtaaCCACTAAACTTAACTAATGGATGCTTAAATCTAAGTAAAAtcttaattcatttttaaagaTGTGCAAAACCCAATCAATTTCATAACCTAAATgaaatctaatttatttttgaactctagaaacaaattagtctctaatttatttttgaatcataaacaaattttaactttcaaaattagaagtcaaatgtaaataaaatatttatataaaatgtgtctaaaataaaatataaatttttactttACGATGTCACTTGTGACAATGTTGACCTACTTCTAAGATCTTTCTCAACCAACAACCTAAGTGTCTCTTTAAAAATCTCTACCCACTTCACCTCGGGTCTAAGTAAcgtaaaataaaatagtatgaCCATAGATATATATGATAATAGATGCAAGTGAAACCAgacaaaatacatttttaaaatatatttctcaTGGAAACACAACAAAACCACCAAGTAAGAGTTTGTGGGTGATACAAACTCATATTAGGGTCACTTTAGAGAAGATATTGCTTACTCTTCTTATCTTTCTGATCTCTCCTTAGTCACTTTGATAGCACAACCCTTTGCTACTGATGATAAAAGTTCCAATCTTTGGAATCATTGCCAGCTAATGGAAACCATTAGGTTATGACAGTTTTAGCGATTGAAACTTTTGCTGGGCACCACTCCATTGGTTGGTAAGtggctattttttttatttttagttctgttattatttaattttaatttagttgaCTTAATTTCTGTTTAACTTACTTAATCTAATTGAATTAGGGTTTAAGTGACAAAGTCAATAATGGAGGGAGTGTGAGTgcaatttatcattttttaaattgcctcaattttttgagtttctgtggattttttgtaaaattttaatttttgaatgaaCAGTGTTATATAATTGTTacaattataaaaattcaaatatacatttaataaaaattaaaaattcactagATAACTGACACACAAAATGGGGCATATTTTGATGTTCCACAACAGAAGTTAATCTTCATGGGGCTGGTAAGTGGTATTTAATTTGGAGCAGGCCAAGCCCTTAACGTGGCTGGCCCATCCATCATAAATCCATTGAATTATTCTTCAAATTAATGCTTCTAAATCACTCTTTTTGTGGATTACTATTTGTGCTTCTTTtcaggttttttttttgggaaaaacATATCACTATTCGATTTAATTGTTATGTTTgatacatttttattttgatagaatgaaatggtaaaaataatcaattgacaaaaatgctattttgcattataaaaataatatttaattctaaaaattatataattattgaatatatgtttaaaattatttcccttcttttatgtaaaaatattaaataaaataaaatttcattttcaaataaaattaatttaaatggcaACAATGACAAAAGTTTATATATCTAGCATTATGtgacaaaaattcattttttgattggAAAATTAGATTCACAACCGCGTGTTTACTCTTCACAAtcataactaaaataaatttaataaatactctTTACAATCATTTTTATTACTCTTGGACAATTacttatattctaaaattactCTCTATCACATATCCCATCGGGATAGCAGTGACCGCTGGGTTGGAAGAAAATAGCGACCTCCGAACACTGGAGTTCGAATTGGCCACTGCCACTGATAGCACCTCCAAAGCATGGAGTTCGGAAGCACAGACTGCTTCCAAACTCCAAGGTTCAGAAACGGCCTGTGCTTCCAGAGTTccacattttaattttcattcatatgcatataatataatataatatattgcACATTTCATTGCAATTTGTTTGTTACTTTTAATTTGCAATTTGCACTGGCTACTACCTCAGTTAAAGTGCTcttttaatcttattattattattaagattaaatGTAATAGAGAgcctaatatttatttaatactattatttatttataaataagttatttgATTCGTGTTCATCTTCAATTTAGTAAGGGTAAATTCGTGTTCATCTTCATTAAAAATTATCGTTCATTTTCTCCGGTCACAACTTTTCATAAATTGTAAAATCAaaaacacacatacacacacacacatatatatatatatatagaggaaGCAACAGTCGTGGCCGCTGGAGGTGCGCCCCGAACCCCAGGGTTTGAGGTGCACTGAAGGCCCCGAATGCTGGGGTTCGGGGCGCACTTCCGACGGCCATGGCTGCCCCCATGGCCGTCGCttcctctatatatatatatatatatgtgtgtgtgtgtgtctgtaatgtatatgtgtgtgtttttacGTGTATGTATGTTTGTGTATTAGATGCATACGTGACTttcaatgtatatatgtatatatatgtatatacgtgtgtgtgtgtgtttgtgtatatacgtgttcttttacttttatattttcattcacTTTTTCGTTTTTGATTGCATCGGATCTAGTGTGTGTTTTTTGTTGCATTGTCTACATATGATCGGCTAAGGGAGAAAGTAGTTGTGAgaataaaaatgagtttttaaaaaaaggtattttaggtaaattaaaatatgattgtgaagaataaaaatgtgactacaaatagaattttcctttttggttATATCATTTTGGGAGAATAGTAATTCAACGGGTCATTATTAAATTTCATCATAATAATCAAATAGTCTTTTGTGCGAATTTCATTATCATTCTCATTTTCGTCCCCTTTATTGCCCCTACGCCTAGGATACCAGAATATCGAACCATGAACGAAGAAAGGCATGAGAGAAAAACATATTGGCTAGTGATTGTGAGGGCCCAATTCTTGACTGGAGGGGACACCAAAGGCCTCTGCCCTTCCATCCCTTGGATAGATAGAGAGGGAAAGCAGAGCTTTTGGTTTTTTCATGTTGTCAAATAGTTGAACAATGGTTTTTTCGTGTTGTCAAAGAGTTGAACAATGAAAATAGATGGCGAGTGCCTGATCGAATTGATCGGGTCATGTAGGAACAAGGTTCAAGCCTAAGCGGTCTGTTAGGATGCCTCAGTTGCATACATCACTGCACTTCCACTTGACACCTATCGTAATGATAAACGGCTCGTTTTGCCGTGaccttctcttgaattctcaaAACTTCTGTCGCTCCATCCCCGTAGGGCCCCaaccaaatataattttaatggaTGAATAATTAAGATTCACAAAACttaaattcaaatatcatgAATTTATTGACGTTATCACTTATCACTAAGTTACAAGTGCAATGACACTTCTTTATTggtttaatatatacaaaaataatgccAAACAATAAAACTAATTACACAACTCATTGAGttttttacattaattatataagccaccattaaaaattttgaaaatgaagcATGAACATTTTGGTGACCTTCCAACTACAATGGAATGGAAAGCATGATGATCCAGAGAGTTAACTTCACAATTGTTAAGAATTCTTCCACTTAGAGTTTTATATTAACTTGACCTTTAATAAGAGTAAAATaacggaaaaaaaaattgtcaatctATCTCATTCTAAATGATGTGGTCATtgcaattttataaaattgataatacaATGGcgaatacaataataaatttactaattagAAATATTGTTATCAAGTCGCTTAAACTCTATAAAAAAGAGAACGGTTAAAAAGTGCATAGTAGTCAATGCGCAAATATTTCTTGGAtgaagatttatttatttataaataaatatggagtTTTTCAAGATCTAGTAGAATTAGAACTCTTATAGATATTTTGAGATCCACTTAGGATTAGGATTatgattcttataaataatatctatcattttcaaagaaatttttggatgttaaaattattatatttgcacTTTATTCGGGACATTCCCTCAATTAAAgggaaattattatattatataaggCAAGCTTTAGGTCGAAGCTTGGTTACAGTCTCCGAGGGACTAGTGTCTATGAGATAGTAATAGTCTCTCGACCTTCTAATATCTCTTAGTTTACGGGAGATCGTAAGGGTTAGTGTGTTGTGTTGATATAATCTCTCGGTGTTCTGATCTTTGGAAATTtgcaatgatttttttatttttttattattaaaaattttatattttttaattaaaaaatattttaatttttaatttttaataagatTTTACCTATGACACACCAGAGAGAGTTGGGAAAGTCACGAGTGTCCCTTGAATTTCGCTGAAGTCTTAGAAGTTTTAgtgtaatttattcaattttatagcataaataaattctaaaagaaGAAATACATTACTATTTCTATAAAGTTGAGTTCAATATAGCATAAAAtctaaaaaacaaaagcaacgCATCTCTTGTTTACCATCTACTagtgaatatattattattttgtttataaacaTTAAGCTCTCTTTTTTGCTAATTATAAACTTTGGGTTGGCTTGAGTCTTTTAGACTAATGGCATGATCTAACTTGACTTAGAGCATCTCCAACGAATGCGGCATTTTCAACGCCAACTGTAATTTGGCGCAAGAACATCTCCAACGAATACAATAAAATGGTATCGGATACAATTTTtaatcaccaaatttggtgttgagtgaatagtataacaccaaatttggtgttatatTATTCACCAacaccaaattttatttttcattttattttcaattttaccccTCTTTGTATAACTTCAAAACAACTTATTACCTTTATATtctttatcacttttattatatttgtatattttgattaataattaaaaatataaattaaattattataaaaaatatatattgatgaaaatattttattaagatctataaaatgagtataatattgaatattaagatctataaaagaagataaaaaaaatagttgaaatattaagtgaaaaaaatatttatgggaaaaatagtttctttgatttaaaatattagttgaaaatgagatggataaataattaagtggataaacaattagtttgataaaagttaggacgaaaataattaattaaaaatttagtaaaaaaattaagtagaataacatattttgaaaaaaattatgagagtaatttttaattttttataaaatgtgactaattatttttaattatattatattaagttaaataaataaattaaaaattattaaatatttatttataaaatattctttaaagattCTCTTTTACATCAATTTGGTATTTCACATTGAAGATAACactaatttagttttaaaaattttgatataaacccAACATTGAAGTTGCTCTTAGCTTAATGTGAATTGGatccataaaattaaatttaagatttaactaAAATTGATATAATCGTATTACTTGGATTCAATTATCGAtcctaaacaaacatataaatacaCTCTAATACCCAATCTTTGGGGGGAAAAAAAGGAATGTACTCATAAAAGGGACACTAGCAATATACAATTGGAACATTA
The Diospyros lotus cultivar Yz01 chromosome 12, ASM1463336v1, whole genome shotgun sequence DNA segment above includes these coding regions:
- the LOC127813900 gene encoding abscisic acid receptor PYL2-like, with the translated sequence MARNQAPQPQGLTQEEFAELELTISTYHTFSPEPNTCTSLITQRIEAPAAAVWPFVRRFDNPQKYKHFVKSCTMTGDGCVGSIREVTVVSGLPASTSIERLEILDDDKHVLSFRVVGGEHRLQNYRSVTSVNEFNDGAGKIYTIVLESYAVDIPEGNTGEDTKMFADTVVKLNLQKLGAVAMASLHGQE